One segment of Brassica rapa cultivar Chiifu-401-42 unplaced genomic scaffold, CAAS_Brap_v3.01 Scaffold0645, whole genome shotgun sequence DNA contains the following:
- the LOC117130685 gene encoding uncharacterized protein LOC117130685: MPRLKVIFSDLKTSKTLDYPDIMHLSLPKSFDPGIKEVEVHNHQGQKMQRRQQTRTSCPKKKIILQLVEAIKNVEKFSGCKGESFKEIPPDNLLLLGESNPKMVRNEPTRSMKDHPPKEISNARVHRRGVILSYLLKEEPPDAQSIPKPKQYQGKTLESQKSMKADLLYLGAGYTVSRSKPSQGGGNVAASNSAAEPEVDPTPYSTSQGANQDIRALKMPYLTNQEGLNHEANCYAFYTQEGVQSNWNWAKIITEKEVMNFTIQRFLNPSICEYPTLEEGSSSMKDRPEAKPITEVKRSLSAFHKAQDQEKWPRKLGVMINSPEPAKPTSSMESLQPIQLGSTQSYLWEPGDHLNQSGGIPEVLSCTRTQEISWFNGESLKPNRSYLWKDWTIFRFDPFQAIPIQPGEPDDVQTKPRHPGDIIHEPEEFYNFIPCTSPHRNKKIPIITKLPYLESLAFKLQQLFFIPRQGRDQHLPSIQEGPKKALLSP, from the exons ATGCCAAGGCTTAAGGTAATCTTCTCTGATCTTAAAACGTCCAAGACACTTGATTATCCAgatataatgcacttgtctttgccaAAAAGTTTTGATCCAGGAATAAAAGAAGTTGAAGTTCATAACCACCAAGGTCAAAAGATGCAAAGAAGGCAGCAAACAAGAACAAGTTGTCCAAAGAAGAAAATCATTCTTCAACTTGTGGAAGCTATCAAA AATGTTGAGAAATTTTCAGGTTGCAAAGGAGAAAGCTTCAAAGAAATCCCACCGGATAATCTCTTGTTGCTAGGAGAATCAAACCCAAAGATGGTCAGAAATGAGCCTACTAGAAGTATGAAGGACCACCCACCGAAGGAGATAAGCAATGCCAGAGTCCATAGGAGAGGCGTGATCCTATCCTATTTGCTGAAAGAAGAGCCACCTGATGCACAATCCATCCCCAAACCGAAACAATATCAAGGTAAGACcttagaatctcaaaagagtatgaaagctgacttgctctatcttggtgcaggttatacagtttcgaggtcgaaaccttctcaagggggagggaatgttgcggccagcaattcagcagctgaaccagaggtcgacccaacaccctactcaaccagccaaggcgccaaccaggacatacgtgcactaaaaatgccatatcttacaaaccaggagggtttaaatcacgaggctaattGTTAtgcattctacactcaagaaggagtccagtccaattggaattgggccaaaataatcacggagaaagaagttatgaattttacaattcagaggtttctcaacccgtccatctgcgagtacccgactttagaagaAGGTTCAAGCTCAATGAAGGATCGGCCTGAAGCAAAACCCATCACAGaagtcaagaggagtttatcagctttccataaagcccaagatcaggagaaatggccacggaaattaggagttatgatcaattcCCCAGAACCGGCCAAACCGACGTCATCTATggaaagtcttcaaccaattcaacttgGTTCGACCCAGAGCTATTTATGGGAACCAGGAGATCATCTTAACCAATCAGGAGGTATTCCAGAAGTCCTTAGCTGCACCAGAACCCAGGAGATCAGTTGgttcaatggagaatcacttaaacccaaccggagctatttatggaaagattggacaatctttcggtttgatccattccaagcaattccaatccaaccaggagaaccagacgacgtccagacaaaaccaagacatccaggagacattatacacgagccagaagagttctacaacttcatcccatgcaccagcccacataggaataagaagatccccattatcaccaaactgccttatttggagtctcttgcattcaaactccaacagctcttttttataccaaggcaaggacgagatcagcatctaccaagcattcaagaaggtcccaagaaagctctattatccccttaa